In Actinoplanes derwentensis, the following proteins share a genomic window:
- a CDS encoding LacI family DNA-binding transcriptional regulator, translated as MAVTIRDVARASGVHISTVSRTFSAPHLVNPETRSRVLATAEKLGYRPNRAARALITGRTHNIGLIVADIANPFFPPLIKAAETHARRRDYHVFVADTDEDPIVELDLVQALAKQVDGILLCSPRMTDDQIEQLRREVPLVVVNRLITGLPAVVMDVGQGAREAVRHLLALGHRELVYLAGPRGSWTNREIRRAAGATARAAGADLTVLGPNQPVEQTGAAAAEAVLRSGATAVLAYNDLMAIGLLQSLQDRGVDVPGQVSVVGIDDIAYSGLIRPRLTTVANPTAAAGRAAVDMLLQQGDDPTTGQITLRTDLIIRNSTGPGPYAPAVAIDAEVAATVKE; from the coding sequence GTGGCCGTGACGATCCGAGACGTCGCTCGAGCGTCCGGCGTGCACATCTCCACGGTGTCGCGCACGTTCTCCGCACCGCATCTGGTCAACCCCGAGACCCGGTCCCGGGTTCTGGCCACCGCGGAGAAGCTCGGCTACCGCCCGAACCGGGCGGCCCGGGCACTGATCACCGGACGTACCCACAACATCGGCCTGATCGTCGCCGATATCGCGAATCCGTTCTTCCCGCCTCTGATCAAGGCGGCCGAGACCCACGCCCGGCGACGTGACTACCACGTCTTCGTCGCCGACACCGATGAGGATCCGATCGTCGAGCTCGACCTGGTGCAGGCCCTGGCCAAGCAGGTCGACGGGATTCTCCTCTGCAGCCCCCGGATGACCGACGACCAGATCGAACAGCTGCGCCGCGAAGTGCCGCTGGTCGTCGTCAACCGCCTGATCACCGGCTTGCCAGCGGTGGTCATGGACGTGGGGCAGGGCGCCCGGGAAGCCGTCCGTCACCTGCTCGCCCTCGGCCACCGCGAACTGGTCTACCTGGCCGGTCCGCGGGGCTCGTGGACCAACCGGGAGATCCGCCGGGCCGCGGGGGCCACCGCCCGCGCGGCCGGCGCGGATCTGACCGTCCTCGGCCCGAACCAACCGGTCGAACAGACCGGTGCCGCGGCCGCCGAGGCGGTGCTCCGCAGCGGCGCCACCGCGGTGCTCGCCTACAACGACCTGATGGCGATCGGTCTGCTCCAGTCGTTGCAGGACCGTGGTGTGGACGTACCCGGGCAGGTGAGTGTCGTCGGGATCGACGACATCGCGTACAGCGGTCTGATCCGGCCCCGGCTGACCACCGTGGCCAACCCGACCGCGGCCGCCGGCCGGGCCGCCGTCGACATGCTGCTGCAGCAGGGCGACGACCCGACGACCGGACAGATAACCCTCCGGACCGACTTGATCATTCGCAACTCCACCGGACCGGGGCCGTACGCCCCGGCCGTAGCGATCGACGCTGAGGTTGCCGCAACCGTCAAGGAGTGA
- a CDS encoding methionine ABC transporter ATP-binding protein — protein MIEIGGLRKTYRSRKRAVIAVDGVDLSVGEGEVYGVLGQSGAGKSTLLRCVNMLERPDAGTVSVDGRELTKLRRKDLRIARQGIGMIHQHFALLSSRTVAGNVAFALEVTGTPRAERKARVAELLDLVGLGERADAYPAQLSGGQKQRVGIARALAARPKVLLSDEATSALDPETTESILRLLLDLNRRLGLTVLLITHEMTVVKRICTSAAVMRDGRFVESGTIADLLRRPDSELARDLFPLEPRVPLEPGVSPTSGGSPTFGGSGGTTSDSTTSDSTTSHGTTIVDITVSGADADEPIIADLARRFEIDVRILGGSVETLAATRAGRWRLALPGSPDANRAALDYLRKRGVTA, from the coding sequence GTGATCGAAATAGGCGGGCTTCGCAAGACGTACCGCTCCAGGAAACGGGCCGTCATTGCTGTCGACGGGGTGGACCTCAGTGTTGGTGAGGGCGAGGTCTACGGGGTTCTGGGGCAGAGTGGCGCGGGCAAGAGCACGCTTCTACGGTGTGTGAACATGCTGGAGCGGCCTGATGCGGGCACCGTCTCGGTCGACGGTCGTGAGCTGACGAAGCTGCGCCGCAAGGACCTGCGGATCGCGCGGCAGGGGATCGGGATGATCCACCAGCATTTCGCGCTGCTGTCGTCGCGGACCGTGGCCGGTAACGTCGCGTTCGCGCTGGAAGTGACCGGTACTCCGCGGGCCGAGCGCAAGGCCCGGGTCGCTGAGCTGCTCGATCTGGTGGGGCTCGGTGAGCGTGCTGACGCGTACCCGGCTCAGTTGTCCGGGGGTCAGAAACAACGAGTCGGGATCGCCCGTGCGCTCGCCGCACGGCCTAAGGTCCTGCTCTCCGACGAGGCCACTTCGGCGCTCGATCCGGAGACGACCGAGTCGATCCTGCGGCTGCTGCTCGACCTCAACCGGCGTCTCGGGCTGACCGTTCTGTTGATCACCCACGAGATGACCGTGGTGAAGCGGATCTGCACGTCGGCCGCGGTGATGCGGGACGGGCGTTTCGTCGAGTCCGGCACGATCGCCGACCTACTGAGGCGGCCGGACTCCGAGCTGGCCCGCGACCTGTTCCCCCTGGAACCCCGCGTCCCCCTGGAGCCCGGCGTATCCCCCACGTCCGGCGGATCTCCCACGTTCGGCGGCAGTGGCGGCACGACGAGCGACAGCACGACGAGCGACAGCACGACGAGCCACGGCACGACGATCGTTGACATCACGGTCAGTGGTGCTGATGCGGATGAGCCGATCATCGCCGACCTCGCGAGGCGGTTCGAGATCGACGTACGCATCCTGGGTGGTTCGGTGGAGACCCTGGCCGCGACGCGTGCCGGCCGCTGGCGGCTGGCCCTGCCCGGCTCGCCCGATGCCAACAGGGCGGCTCTCGACTACCTGCGTAAGCGCGGAGTGACGGCATGA
- a CDS encoding methionine ABC transporter permease — MTWSEVLELLEVGLQETAWMVLVSTLLTAVGGLLVGVLLVLTDKGGLLPVPPLNVVLGLIVNVGRSLPFIILLVAVIPFTRAIVGTTIGTDAAIAPLTIGAIPFFARIVESALREVPADVVAAATAMGATRTQIVGKVLLRESLPGLVAGLTITVIALVGYSAMAGVVGGGGLGDLAIRYGYQRFETDMMIATVVALIIFVQLVQMVGDLLVRRLSHR, encoded by the coding sequence ATGACCTGGTCCGAAGTCCTCGAACTGCTCGAAGTGGGCCTTCAGGAGACCGCCTGGATGGTCCTCGTCTCCACCCTGCTCACCGCGGTCGGCGGGCTGCTCGTCGGGGTGCTGCTGGTGCTCACCGACAAGGGTGGCCTGCTGCCGGTGCCGCCGCTGAACGTGGTGCTGGGCCTGATCGTGAACGTCGGCCGTTCGCTGCCGTTCATCATCCTGCTGGTCGCCGTCATCCCGTTCACCCGGGCGATCGTCGGCACCACGATCGGCACCGACGCGGCGATCGCGCCGCTGACCATCGGTGCGATCCCGTTCTTCGCGCGGATCGTCGAGTCGGCGTTGCGGGAGGTCCCGGCTGATGTGGTCGCCGCGGCCACCGCGATGGGCGCCACCCGAACCCAGATCGTCGGCAAGGTGCTGCTGCGTGAGTCGCTTCCCGGCCTGGTCGCGGGTCTGACGATCACAGTGATCGCGCTGGTCGGCTACTCGGCGATGGCCGGCGTGGTCGGCGGTGGCGGCCTCGGTGACCTGGCCATCCGGTACGGCTATCAGCGTTTCGAAACCGACATGATGATCGCCACGGTGGTGGCTCTGATCATCTTCGTTCAGCTCGTCCAGATGGTCGGTGACCTGCTCGTCCGCAGGTTGTCGCACCGCTGA
- a CDS encoding Lrp/AsnC family transcriptional regulator, protein MTDVPKDVRGLDHIDLELLSLLRVDGRMPNNALADRVGIAPSTCLTRIRRLREIGAVRGFHADVDPAWIGRPIQAMIAVRIRPDAREAIGRFAESLAGIRAVRDVYFVSGSYDFLLHVACADVDDLRAVITERLSGTGLISGTETYLIFEHRRGV, encoded by the coding sequence GTGACCGACGTACCGAAGGATGTTCGAGGTCTCGATCACATCGACCTGGAGTTGCTGAGCCTTCTGCGGGTCGACGGCCGGATGCCGAACAACGCCCTCGCCGACCGGGTCGGCATCGCCCCGTCCACCTGCCTCACCAGGATCCGCCGGTTGCGGGAGATCGGTGCGGTCCGTGGTTTCCACGCCGACGTCGACCCGGCGTGGATCGGCCGCCCGATCCAGGCGATGATCGCGGTCCGGATCCGCCCGGACGCCCGCGAGGCGATCGGCCGTTTCGCCGAGTCATTGGCCGGCATCCGCGCGGTCCGCGACGTCTACTTCGTCTCCGGCTCCTACGACTTCCTGCTGCACGTGGCCTGCGCCGACGTCGACGACCTACGCGCCGTGATCACCGAACGCCTGAGCGGCACCGGCCTGATCTCCGGCACCGAGACTTACTTGATCTTCGAACACCGCCGCGGCGTCTAG
- a CDS encoding MetQ/NlpA family ABC transporter substrate-binding protein produces MRRRSLAAVLAAATLTLGLAACGSSSDDAAESASTDTLKVGVSPVPHGEILKYVSDNLAAAEGLKIEIVEFNDYIQPNVALSEKQLDANYFQHIPYLEEEVDAKGYKFTALKPVHIEPLGVYSKTVKAIADVPNGGVVAIPNDPSNSGRSLNLLAKNGLITLKEGVGVKATEKDITVNPKNLQFKALEAAQLPRSLEDTAISVINGNYAIETGLKPSTDALALETGDDNPYANLVVVRTGDETDARIVKLEKLLHSAEVKKFIEDKYQGSVLAAF; encoded by the coding sequence ATGCGCCGCCGTTCCCTTGCCGCTGTCCTCGCCGCAGCCACCCTCACCCTGGGACTGGCCGCCTGTGGTTCCTCCAGCGACGACGCCGCCGAGTCGGCGTCCACCGACACCCTCAAGGTCGGCGTCAGCCCGGTCCCGCACGGTGAGATCCTCAAGTACGTCTCGGACAACCTGGCCGCCGCCGAAGGCCTGAAGATCGAGATCGTCGAGTTCAACGACTACATCCAGCCGAACGTCGCGCTGAGCGAGAAGCAACTGGACGCCAACTACTTCCAGCACATCCCGTACCTGGAGGAGGAGGTCGACGCCAAGGGCTACAAGTTCACCGCGCTCAAGCCGGTGCACATCGAGCCGCTCGGCGTCTACTCCAAGACGGTCAAGGCGATCGCCGACGTCCCCAACGGTGGCGTCGTCGCGATCCCGAACGACCCGTCGAACTCGGGCCGGTCCCTCAACCTGCTCGCCAAGAACGGCCTGATCACCCTCAAGGAGGGCGTCGGCGTCAAGGCGACCGAGAAGGACATCACCGTCAACCCGAAGAACCTGCAGTTCAAGGCCCTCGAGGCGGCTCAGCTCCCGCGCAGCCTGGAAGACACCGCGATCTCGGTGATCAACGGCAACTACGCGATCGAGACCGGCCTCAAGCCGTCGACCGACGCGCTCGCGCTGGAGACGGGTGACGACAACCCGTACGCGAACCTGGTCGTCGTGCGCACCGGCGACGAGACCGACGCCCGCATCGTCAAGCTGGAGAAGCTGCTGCACTCGGCCGAGGTCAAGAAGTTCATCGAGGACAAGTATCAGGGTTCCGTCCTGGCCGCGTTCTGA
- a CDS encoding TolB family protein: MSTSVLPAWAGRAARVAVATTALTLLVSCFAFGGVMQWYPVGGDRAPKPQGAGSVPAVVGAPTLWTSDALEAPIGAASVLYTSNTWFPDESDWLAGLVGRSDDSYRVAELYGPAGMGTVLSPDGSRLAAEEGIADLTTGRVTAYQGVVSSGEGDDEPAAQAWSPDGKSVAVLVGRWTDHDGLAPDVRLLLADAETGATREIAVLRTLAALSGWTVAFSPDGSRLAFQNGAGVRVITLADGTGVDVPLPSGARLAGKGAWSRDGRNLLVVSGAECGCGDYPMRWTVTEIAVADAVATGRSWSRDGIYALRVLGWWPSGDPVAVEYTPTVDARPTTFEDEGSQYDLTSQNLIRTASLIELGTSAVLLSGDDHGAAGDVESLDVPDQVLSSGAVRPGDPPLFDMDLISVVVLVVIGAELSVLLAFAGSWLVARFRRGRFGR; encoded by the coding sequence ATGTCGACGAGTGTGTTGCCGGCCTGGGCGGGCCGGGCGGCGAGGGTGGCCGTGGCGACCACCGCGCTGACGTTGCTGGTCTCCTGTTTCGCGTTCGGCGGGGTGATGCAGTGGTACCCGGTCGGCGGGGACCGGGCGCCGAAACCCCAGGGTGCCGGGTCGGTGCCGGCCGTGGTCGGGGCGCCGACACTGTGGACCTCGGACGCTCTGGAGGCGCCGATCGGGGCGGCGTCGGTGCTGTACACGTCGAACACCTGGTTCCCGGACGAGTCGGACTGGCTCGCCGGGCTGGTCGGCCGGTCCGACGACAGTTACCGGGTGGCCGAACTCTACGGCCCGGCCGGGATGGGCACGGTGCTGTCCCCGGACGGTTCCCGGCTGGCCGCCGAGGAGGGTATCGCCGACCTGACCACCGGGCGGGTCACCGCCTATCAGGGCGTGGTGTCGTCCGGCGAGGGCGACGACGAGCCCGCGGCGCAGGCGTGGTCCCCGGATGGGAAGTCGGTGGCGGTGCTGGTGGGCCGATGGACCGACCACGACGGCCTTGCTCCGGACGTACGGCTGCTGCTCGCCGACGCCGAGACCGGCGCGACGCGCGAGATCGCCGTGCTGCGGACCCTCGCCGCGTTGTCGGGCTGGACCGTGGCGTTCTCGCCGGACGGTTCGCGGCTGGCATTTCAGAACGGAGCGGGGGTACGGGTGATCACGCTCGCCGACGGCACCGGGGTGGACGTGCCGCTGCCGTCCGGTGCCCGGCTGGCCGGCAAGGGGGCGTGGTCGCGCGACGGGAGGAACCTGCTGGTGGTGTCGGGTGCCGAGTGCGGGTGCGGCGACTACCCGATGCGCTGGACGGTCACCGAGATCGCGGTCGCGGACGCGGTGGCCACCGGCCGGTCATGGAGCCGGGACGGGATCTACGCGCTGCGGGTGCTGGGCTGGTGGCCGTCCGGTGATCCGGTGGCCGTCGAGTACACGCCGACCGTGGACGCGCGGCCGACGACCTTCGAGGACGAGGGCAGCCAGTACGACCTGACCAGTCAGAACCTGATCCGGACCGCGAGCCTGATCGAACTGGGCACGTCGGCGGTGCTGCTGTCCGGCGACGACCACGGGGCAGCAGGTGACGTGGAGTCGCTGGACGTGCCGGATCAGGTGCTGTCGTCGGGGGCGGTGCGGCCCGGTGACCCGCCGCTGTTCGACATGGACCTGATCTCGGTGGTGGTGCTGGTCGTGATCGGCGCTGAACTGTCGGTGCTGCTGGCGTTCGCCGGCTCCTGGCTGGTGGCGAGGTTCCGGCGGGGCCGGTTCGGCCGGTAG
- a CDS encoding ABC transporter substrate-binding protein, giving the protein MTASRFPRRRLLSGLVAGMLALPLALSGCGDDKAADGKTELSFFWWGAEARAQLTEQALALYTAKHPDVTFKKTWQANQGYFDKLATLTAGNDAPDIFQIDDNYLAEYASRNVTLDLAEYQKSGKLDTTKFPKGLLDYGTVDGKLAGLPFGENTQGLVYNQTKLEAAKVALPTTGQTWEEHIAWAKDATTKTGVPGTMDPSADYKAFWVWLRQTGKELYNGTELGFTQADVQAWFELWKGARDAKATPTPDVIHEGNATDVSKQLVVTGKALTSWVWANQMPELQKNTKDQLGVIAYPGDASKQWPRASMYFSVFRGTEHKEVAADVLNFLANDPEVGKILGTDRGLPSNSDIRAAVAASTDNPSMKQTIEVVGELAKNFGPAPTVPPAGHSTVRSELIKAAEEAQYGRATPAQAAEKFFTAAQAAIKK; this is encoded by the coding sequence ATGACCGCATCCCGCTTTCCCCGGCGCCGCCTGCTGAGCGGCCTCGTCGCCGGCATGCTAGCCCTTCCCCTGGCCCTCTCCGGCTGCGGTGACGACAAGGCCGCCGACGGCAAGACCGAACTGAGCTTCTTCTGGTGGGGCGCCGAAGCCCGCGCCCAGCTCACCGAACAGGCTCTCGCGCTCTACACGGCCAAACACCCGGACGTCACGTTCAAGAAGACCTGGCAGGCCAACCAGGGCTACTTCGACAAGCTGGCCACGCTGACGGCCGGCAACGACGCTCCGGACATCTTCCAGATCGACGACAACTACCTGGCCGAGTACGCCAGCCGCAACGTCACGCTGGACCTCGCCGAGTACCAGAAGTCCGGGAAGCTCGACACCACGAAGTTCCCGAAGGGTCTGCTCGACTACGGCACCGTCGACGGCAAGCTGGCCGGCCTGCCGTTCGGCGAGAACACCCAGGGCCTGGTCTACAACCAGACCAAGCTGGAGGCCGCCAAGGTCGCCCTGCCCACCACCGGGCAGACCTGGGAGGAGCACATCGCCTGGGCCAAGGACGCCACCACCAAGACCGGGGTGCCCGGCACGATGGACCCGAGCGCCGACTACAAGGCGTTCTGGGTGTGGCTGCGCCAGACCGGCAAGGAGCTCTACAACGGCACCGAGCTCGGCTTCACCCAGGCCGACGTGCAGGCCTGGTTCGAGCTGTGGAAGGGCGCCCGCGACGCCAAGGCCACCCCGACGCCGGACGTCATCCACGAGGGCAACGCCACCGACGTCAGCAAGCAGCTGGTCGTCACCGGTAAGGCGCTGACCTCCTGGGTGTGGGCCAACCAGATGCCGGAGCTGCAGAAGAACACCAAGGACCAGCTCGGGGTGATCGCGTACCCCGGTGACGCCTCCAAGCAGTGGCCGCGCGCCTCGATGTACTTCTCGGTCTTCCGGGGCACCGAGCACAAGGAGGTCGCCGCCGACGTGCTCAACTTCCTGGCCAACGACCCGGAGGTCGGCAAGATCCTCGGCACCGACCGTGGTCTGCCGTCCAACAGCGACATCCGGGCCGCCGTCGCCGCCTCCACCGACAACCCGTCGATGAAGCAGACCATCGAGGTCGTCGGTGAACTGGCGAAGAACTTCGGGCCGGCGCCCACGGTGCCGCCGGCCGGTCACAGCACCGTCCGCTCGGAGCTGATCAAGGCCGCCGAGGAGGCTCAGTACGGACGCGCCACCCCGGCACAGGCGGCCGAGAAGTTCTTCACTGCCGCTCAGGCCGCGATCAAGAAGTGA
- a CDS encoding GNAT family N-acetyltransferase, whose amino-acid sequence MEIREATVADITGIVDIGHTTWPETYRFAGPDYIAHGLAGWWSPEAVARSLSTTTVLVATDDDGPIATGNIDLRGEVPIIWKLYVHPDVQSAGVGSALIRALLDLAPGRPVRLEHLDGNDRAARFYARHGFALLRREAADQAEWPDTIWLERPAS is encoded by the coding sequence GTGGAGATCCGAGAAGCGACTGTCGCCGATATCACCGGCATTGTGGACATCGGGCATACGACCTGGCCGGAGACCTACCGGTTCGCCGGGCCGGATTACATCGCGCACGGTCTGGCCGGCTGGTGGTCACCGGAGGCGGTCGCGCGCAGCCTGAGCACCACCACGGTTCTGGTCGCCACGGACGACGACGGGCCGATCGCGACCGGCAACATCGATCTGCGGGGCGAGGTGCCGATCATTTGGAAGCTGTACGTCCACCCGGACGTCCAGTCGGCCGGCGTCGGGTCGGCGTTGATCCGGGCACTGCTCGATCTCGCTCCGGGCCGTCCGGTACGGCTCGAGCACCTCGACGGGAATGACCGGGCCGCCCGTTTCTACGCCCGGCACGGGTTCGCCCTGCTGCGCCGGGAAGCCGCTGATCAGGCGGAATGGCCCGACACGATCTGGCTGGAGCGGCCCGCTTCGTAG
- a CDS encoding carbohydrate ABC transporter permease, with amino-acid sequence MTLQRLARPLTLVLLSAVVLYPLVWMLGSSFKGQQEVLNNMSILPREWTPGNYAAGWTNFDVSFGRFFVNSALVAGLTVVANCVSCLLAAYAFARLKFKLRGFWFALMIGTLLLPGHVLIVPQFVMFKTFGWVGGDWPYAPLIVPQLLATEAFFVFLMVQFMRGVPRDLDEAATIDGCTPYGVFRHVILPLSRPALVSTAIFSFIWTWNDFFRQLVYLSDLEKYTAPVALTLFIDSSGQSSVGPMFAMSVLSLAPVFLFFVAFQRMLVEGINTSGLKG; translated from the coding sequence ATGACCCTCCAGCGCCTGGCCCGGCCGCTCACGCTGGTCCTGCTCTCGGCGGTGGTGCTCTACCCGCTGGTGTGGATGCTCGGCAGTTCGTTCAAGGGCCAACAGGAGGTCCTGAACAACATGTCGATCCTGCCGCGCGAATGGACACCGGGCAACTACGCCGCGGGCTGGACCAACTTCGACGTCAGTTTCGGGCGGTTCTTCGTCAACAGCGCGCTCGTGGCCGGCTTGACGGTGGTCGCGAACTGCGTCTCCTGCCTGCTGGCGGCGTACGCGTTCGCCCGGTTGAAGTTCAAGCTGCGCGGCTTCTGGTTCGCCCTCATGATCGGCACGCTGCTGCTGCCCGGGCACGTCCTGATCGTGCCGCAGTTCGTCATGTTCAAGACGTTCGGCTGGGTCGGCGGCGACTGGCCGTACGCCCCGCTGATCGTCCCGCAGTTGCTGGCCACCGAGGCGTTCTTCGTCTTCCTGATGGTCCAGTTCATGCGGGGTGTGCCCCGGGACCTGGACGAGGCCGCCACGATCGACGGCTGCACCCCGTACGGCGTGTTCCGGCATGTGATCCTGCCGTTGTCCCGCCCGGCCCTGGTGTCGACGGCGATCTTCTCCTTCATCTGGACGTGGAACGACTTCTTCCGGCAGCTGGTCTACCTGTCCGACCTGGAGAAGTACACCGCCCCGGTGGCACTGACCCTGTTCATCGACTCCAGCGGGCAGTCCTCGGTGGGGCCGATGTTCGCCATGTCGGTGCTGTCGCTGGCCCCGGTCTTCCTGTTCTTCGTGGCCTTCCAGCGGATGCTCGTCGAAGGCATCAACACGTCGGGCCTGAAAGGATGA
- the ald gene encoding alanine dehydrogenase, translating to MHIGVPSEVKNHEYRVAITPAGVVEAVRHGHQVSVQSGAGAGSSITDGDYVSAGAHILPDADSVWGTTDMILKVKEPIASEYHRLRQGQVLFTYLHLAADAEGTKALLNSGTTAIAYETVQLADGSLPLLAPMSEVAGRLAPQVGAYSLMRNSGGRGVLPGGVPGVAPASITIIGGGVSGVNAATIALGLGADVTVLDLSIPRLRQIDAQFGGRVKTLVSNSYTIEQSVTTADMVIGAVLVPGAKAPTLVSNDLVKRMKPGSVLVDIAIDQGGCFEDSRPTTHENPVYQVHDSVFYCVANMPGAVPNTSTYALTNATLPYAIRLADLGWRDALRADPALALGLNAHHGALTNDLVGSALGLPTEKIAAVLAL from the coding sequence ATGCACATCGGTGTGCCGTCAGAGGTCAAGAACCACGAGTACCGGGTGGCCATCACCCCGGCCGGCGTGGTGGAAGCGGTACGGCACGGGCACCAGGTGTCGGTGCAGTCCGGGGCCGGAGCGGGATCCTCGATCACCGACGGTGACTACGTGAGCGCGGGCGCCCACATCCTTCCCGACGCGGACTCGGTGTGGGGCACCACCGACATGATCCTCAAGGTCAAGGAACCGATCGCCAGCGAGTACCACCGCCTGCGCCAAGGCCAGGTCCTCTTCACCTACCTTCATCTGGCCGCCGACGCCGAGGGCACCAAAGCCCTGCTCAACAGCGGGACCACCGCCATCGCGTACGAGACGGTCCAGCTCGCTGACGGCTCCCTGCCACTGCTCGCCCCGATGTCCGAGGTCGCCGGGCGGCTCGCCCCGCAGGTCGGCGCCTACAGCCTGATGCGCAACAGCGGCGGCCGTGGCGTGCTCCCCGGCGGGGTTCCCGGCGTGGCGCCGGCCAGCATCACCATCATCGGAGGCGGTGTCTCCGGCGTGAACGCGGCCACCATCGCCCTCGGTCTCGGCGCTGACGTCACCGTGCTCGACCTGAGCATCCCGCGGCTGCGGCAGATCGACGCGCAGTTCGGCGGCCGGGTCAAGACGCTGGTGTCGAACTCGTACACCATCGAACAGTCGGTGACCACCGCCGACATGGTGATCGGGGCCGTCCTGGTGCCCGGCGCCAAAGCACCCACTCTGGTCAGCAACGACCTGGTCAAGCGGATGAAACCCGGTTCGGTGCTCGTCGACATCGCCATCGACCAGGGCGGCTGCTTCGAGGACTCCCGGCCCACCACCCACGAGAACCCGGTCTACCAGGTGCACGACTCGGTCTTCTACTGCGTCGCCAACATGCCCGGTGCCGTCCCCAACACTTCGACGTACGCACTGACCAACGCCACCCTGCCGTACGCGATCCGCCTGGCCGACCTCGGCTGGCGCGACGCCCTGCGCGCCGACCCGGCCCTCGCCCTCGGCCTGAACGCGCACCACGGCGCCCTCACCAACGACCTGGTCGGCTCGGCCCTCGGTCTCCCCACCGAGAAGATCGCCGCAGTACTGGCGCTCTGA
- a CDS encoding carbohydrate ABC transporter permease, which yields MATTTARPSPTAPSAGPAASQRRGRPARHNAESTAGYVFLSPWLLGLLTITAIPMLMSLYLSFTDYDVLSDWESMQWVGLDNYRTMFTEDPSFWHAVRTTLVFALVATPLKLAAALGVAVLLNRSFKAAGLFRGLFYLPSLLGGSVALAIVWVNMFNRDGAFNSFLAWFGIEGKAWVNDPDFALGTLILLAVWQFGAPMVIFLAGLKQVPTELYEAASVDGASAMRKFLSITLPMLSPVIFFNLVLETINGFQGFTSAFVLSNGTGGPVDSTLMYTLHLYIKGWNEYQMGYASAMAWVFLLAIGLVTAVVFRTGRFWVHYSDGED from the coding sequence ATGGCGACAACCACGGCCCGGCCCTCGCCGACCGCGCCGTCGGCCGGTCCCGCCGCTTCCCAGCGGCGGGGCCGGCCCGCGCGGCACAACGCGGAGAGCACCGCCGGCTACGTCTTCCTCTCCCCCTGGCTCCTCGGGCTGCTGACCATCACGGCCATCCCGATGCTGATGTCGCTCTACCTCAGCTTCACCGACTACGACGTCCTCTCCGACTGGGAGTCGATGCAGTGGGTCGGGCTGGACAACTACCGCACGATGTTCACCGAGGACCCGTCGTTCTGGCACGCGGTCCGTACCACCCTGGTGTTCGCGCTGGTCGCGACCCCGCTCAAGCTCGCCGCCGCGCTCGGGGTGGCGGTGCTGCTGAACCGCTCGTTCAAGGCGGCCGGCCTGTTCCGGGGCCTGTTCTACCTGCCGTCGCTGCTCGGCGGCAGTGTGGCGCTGGCCATCGTCTGGGTCAACATGTTCAACCGGGACGGCGCGTTCAACTCGTTCCTGGCCTGGTTCGGCATCGAGGGCAAAGCCTGGGTCAACGACCCGGACTTCGCCCTCGGCACCCTGATCCTGCTGGCCGTGTGGCAGTTCGGCGCCCCGATGGTGATCTTCCTGGCCGGTCTCAAACAGGTGCCGACCGAGTTGTACGAGGCGGCCTCGGTGGACGGGGCGAGCGCGATGCGCAAGTTCCTGAGTATCACCCTGCCGATGCTCTCCCCGGTGATCTTCTTCAACCTGGTCCTCGAGACGATCAACGGGTTCCAGGGCTTCACCTCGGCGTTCGTGCTCAGCAACGGCACCGGCGGCCCGGTCGACTCGACCCTCATGTACACCCTGCACCTCTACATCAAGGGCTGGAACGAATACCAGATGGGGTACGCCTCGGCGATGGCCTGGGTCTTCCTGCTCGCTATCGGCCTGGTGACCGCCGTCGTCTTCCGGACCGGCAGGTTCTGGGTGCACTACTCGGACGGAGAAGACTGA